Proteins encoded by one window of uncultured Bacteroides sp.:
- a CDS encoding TonB-dependent receptor, with amino-acid sequence MNVRKQIIILILILLCAPAFAQNKEKLITLKFTNIPLSEAMLQVEKVSGHTFFYESQQINVNQRVSLNVKNETMNKALSALLKGMNVTFEIDATHIILSTGKKGKQMSLQTQSIMGTVVDENGEPVIGANVMLIGTTQGAITDIDGKYIINAPIGSNLKISYIGYVTQTIKADNKNIVRLVENAKKLDEVVVVGYGSQRKSDLTGGVVSVSEKKLNTINSSNLMDRLAGQVPGLSITTSDATPGANQTLRIRGENSLSADNSPLIVLDGTPYNGSLSDIDPNIVENLSVLKDASAAAIYGSRGSNGVILIQTKKGKKGAPQVTYKGQLRVSQPQQKIDVMTPDEYIRFKQDIARLKDGWSGDQLAPENILSASELVNYNQGVTNDWQDYIFRNAFTMEHQVGISGGTESTTYMGAASYLDQEGIVYNSAMKRYNMNLSLTQVLNKWLTIGVQTQFVQKDGGGITPNIEHAVKQSPYGIYKDENGNYYEEPMDQSLIINPMANVNADQDQTNRNFFLNAYTDILFPVKGLSARTTFGYNYRSSFTGTYFGRNTKDGRIANGKASISNDNYWDYTWENLLKYNREFGKHRFDATGLFSVQQTQKKAASESAESFVNDDSSYDNIGAGENKKTVNSNLQETSMLSYMLRLNYSYAGKYMLTLTGRSDGYSAFGANNKYAFFPSVAAAWNIASESFMENAQNWLDQLKLRVSYGSNGNQAISPYQTLDRLHLTNYIWGDGATGVNGAYLANDGVGNPNLKWETTRKFNVGIDYSFLGGRINGNIEMYVSNTKDLLMKRTVPIMNGYKTIWDNVGKTRNKGVEFTLNTVNIRNKDFEWSTNLVFSLNRDKIVDLRGDKKDDITNNWFIGKPLRVYYDYKVDGVWQQGDKFTYTAADGTEKEIQKGAKPGSAKVKDTDGNGYINSNDKVIIGSKNPSFLMSVGNTLTYKNFYLSFLLNGTFKVTRELNEANISSWSYNLYNYLHNADYWTPEHTNSKYASPVYTNFDGHSYYKDFTYIQIKNIALGYNFNSKLVKKLGLSGLGVNFSVENPYTFCDIRSILNYDNSWFASYPTARSYVLGLNLTF; translated from the coding sequence ATGAATGTAAGAAAACAAATCATTATTCTTATACTTATATTGTTATGTGCTCCAGCTTTTGCACAAAATAAAGAAAAATTGATTACGCTTAAATTTACAAATATTCCGTTATCAGAGGCTATGCTTCAAGTTGAAAAGGTAAGTGGACATACTTTCTTTTATGAGTCGCAACAGATAAATGTAAACCAAAGAGTTAGTCTGAACGTAAAAAATGAAACAATGAATAAGGCATTATCAGCCCTATTGAAAGGAATGAATGTAACATTTGAAATAGACGCAACGCATATCATATTATCTACCGGGAAAAAAGGAAAACAAATGTCATTACAAACACAGAGTATTATGGGAACTGTGGTTGATGAAAATGGTGAACCGGTTATTGGAGCTAATGTGATGTTAATCGGTACAACCCAAGGAGCCATTACAGACATAGACGGTAAATATATTATCAATGCTCCGATTGGAAGTAACTTAAAGATTTCCTATATCGGTTATGTAACCCAAACAATCAAGGCAGATAACAAAAATATAGTCAGATTGGTGGAGAACGCAAAAAAATTGGATGAAGTAGTTGTTGTCGGTTATGGCTCACAACGTAAATCGGATTTAACCGGAGGTGTCGTATCTGTTAGTGAGAAAAAATTGAATACTATAAATAGCAGTAATCTGATGGATCGTCTTGCCGGACAGGTTCCAGGTCTGAGTATAACAACCAGTGATGCAACACCGGGTGCCAACCAGACTCTCCGCATACGTGGTGAAAATTCTTTAAGTGCCGACAACTCACCGCTTATTGTATTAGATGGAACCCCATATAACGGTTCTTTGAGTGATATTGACCCGAATATTGTCGAAAATCTAAGTGTCTTGAAAGATGCTTCTGCTGCAGCTATCTACGGTTCTCGTGGCTCTAATGGTGTTATCTTGATTCAGACAAAGAAAGGTAAAAAGGGTGCACCACAGGTTACGTACAAAGGGCAGTTAAGGGTGTCACAACCTCAACAGAAAATAGACGTGATGACTCCTGATGAATACATCCGCTTCAAGCAGGATATTGCCCGCCTGAAAGACGGATGGAGTGGTGATCAACTTGCTCCTGAAAATATCTTGAGTGCCAGTGAACTTGTGAATTACAATCAAGGTGTCACCAATGATTGGCAGGATTATATCTTCCGTAATGCCTTTACTATGGAGCATCAAGTAGGTATCTCTGGAGGTACTGAAAGTACAACCTATATGGGAGCTGCTTCTTACTTGGATCAGGAAGGTATAGTTTATAACTCTGCTATGAAACGTTATAATATGAATTTGAGTTTAACTCAAGTATTGAACAAATGGCTGACCATCGGTGTGCAAACTCAGTTTGTTCAAAAAGATGGTGGAGGCATTACCCCGAATATCGAGCATGCTGTCAAACAAAGTCCTTACGGTATCTATAAGGATGAAAACGGTAACTACTATGAAGAACCCATGGACCAGTCATTGATCATCAATCCGATGGCGAATGTCAATGCCGACCAAGATCAGACAAATCGGAATTTCTTCCTCAATGCTTATACAGACATCTTATTTCCAGTAAAGGGACTTTCTGCCCGCACTACCTTCGGTTACAATTATCGTAGTAGCTTTACTGGCACATATTTTGGTCGCAATACAAAAGACGGTAGAATTGCAAACGGTAAAGCTAGCATCAGCAATGATAATTATTGGGATTATACTTGGGAAAACCTTCTTAAGTATAACCGTGAATTTGGTAAACACCGTTTTGATGCAACTGGCTTGTTTAGTGTACAGCAAACTCAAAAAAAAGCAGCTAGCGAATCTGCCGAAAGCTTTGTAAATGATGATTCCAGCTATGACAACATTGGCGCTGGTGAAAATAAGAAAACAGTGAATTCAAACTTGCAGGAAACATCTATGCTGTCTTACATGCTTCGATTGAATTATTCATACGCAGGCAAATATATGTTGACTCTAACAGGACGTTCTGATGGTTATTCGGCTTTTGGTGCAAATAATAAGTATGCATTCTTCCCTTCTGTAGCTGCAGCATGGAACATCGCTTCTGAAAGCTTCATGGAAAATGCGCAAAACTGGTTAGATCAGCTGAAACTCCGCGTATCTTATGGCTCTAATGGTAATCAGGCTATTAGTCCTTATCAAACTCTGGATCGTCTGCATCTCACCAATTACATCTGGGGTGATGGAGCAACAGGTGTCAACGGTGCTTATTTAGCCAATGACGGAGTAGGAAATCCGAACCTGAAATGGGAGACAACTCGAAAGTTCAATGTAGGTATTGACTACTCTTTTCTCGGTGGACGTATCAATGGTAACATTGAAATGTATGTTTCCAATACAAAAGATTTGTTGATGAAACGTACTGTACCTATCATGAATGGTTACAAAACCATTTGGGACAATGTGGGTAAAACACGTAACAAAGGTGTTGAATTCACTTTGAATACGGTTAATATACGCAATAAGGATTTTGAATGGAGTACCAATCTGGTTTTCTCACTAAACCGGGACAAGATTGTAGATCTACGTGGCGATAAGAAGGATGATATCACGAACAATTGGTTTATTGGCAAACCTTTAAGAGTTTACTATGACTACAAAGTTGACGGTGTTTGGCAACAAGGAGACAAATTTACTTACACTGCAGCCGATGGCACAGAAAAGGAGATTCAGAAAGGAGCCAAACCCGGTTCTGCTAAAGTAAAAGATACAGATGGAAATGGTTACATCAATTCTAATGATAAAGTTATCATCGGCTCTAAAAATCCAAGTTTCCTAATGTCTGTAGGTAATACGTTGACATATAAGAATTTCTATCTGTCATTCTTGTTAAACGGAACATTCAAGGTAACGCGTGAATTGAATGAGGCTAATATTTCAAGCTGGAGTTACAACCTTTATAACTACCTGCATAATGCTGACTATTGGACACCAGAACATACTAATTCAAAATATGCTTCTCCTGTTTACACTAATTTTGATGGTCACAGTTAC
- a CDS encoding FecR domain-containing protein has translation MKKNVPWNLIIPKLKQEISIDEELQLKTWLLNSNNEALFKELQQLWEKIQTNGENYTPDTEFYWKELVNRMHIVEYKQKEDKSENISFELKRVYRYAVAACIAITVTIGCSFYIGFLKGYTEPVAQLYTNLSGKSKVLLPDGSEVWMHTETALQYDSKMNEKERKVSVTGEAYFDVKHDTDKPFVVQTEGLRIIVHGTKFNVDAFPGSENTLVSLVEGSVSLETQTESRFLHPGETAIYNRNTKTLNIEKDDVVFASSWANNKVVFKNRSLGDICKLLSKWYRIKIDLDPVLSNRYFYTFTLRSEPLDEILRIMSRIKPMKYSFNEKNELTISSVESK, from the coding sequence ATGAAAAAAAATGTTCCTTGGAATTTAATTATTCCTAAGCTGAAACAGGAAATTTCTATAGACGAAGAACTTCAATTGAAAACTTGGTTACTCAACAGTAACAATGAAGCATTATTCAAGGAGCTACAACAACTATGGGAAAAAATTCAGACGAATGGAGAAAATTATACGCCCGATACTGAATTTTATTGGAAAGAACTAGTCAATCGTATGCATATTGTTGAATATAAGCAGAAAGAAGACAAATCTGAAAATATTAGTTTCGAACTGAAACGAGTTTATCGATATGCCGTTGCAGCGTGTATAGCTATAACTGTAACTATTGGTTGTTCATTCTATATAGGATTTCTTAAGGGATATACAGAACCTGTAGCTCAGTTATACACCAATCTGTCAGGTAAATCTAAGGTTTTACTTCCTGATGGTAGCGAAGTATGGATGCATACAGAGACAGCTTTACAATACGACTCCAAAATGAATGAAAAAGAACGTAAGGTAAGTGTCACTGGTGAAGCATATTTCGATGTAAAACATGATACTGATAAGCCTTTTGTTGTACAAACTGAAGGTCTGCGTATTATAGTGCACGGAACGAAATTCAATGTCGATGCATTCCCTGGTTCAGAGAATACATTAGTAAGTTTAGTGGAAGGTTCTGTTTCCTTGGAGACTCAAACTGAGAGCCGTTTTCTTCATCCTGGTGAAACGGCGATTTATAATCGGAATACTAAGACGCTTAATATCGAAAAAGATGATGTGGTGTTTGCCTCCTCCTGGGCCAACAATAAAGTCGTATTCAAAAACCGCTCTTTGGGAGACATTTGCAAATTGCTCTCAAAATGGTATCGGATAAAGATTGATTTGGATCCAGTATTATCTAATAGATACTTTTATACGTTCACGTTGCGTAGCGAACCGTTGGATGAGATTCTTCGCATTATGTCACGTATAAAACCGATGAAATATTCCTTTAATGAGAAGAATGAGTTGACTATTTCGTCTGTAGAATCAAAATGA
- a CDS encoding RNA polymerase sigma-70 factor, whose translation MPTNDILLLQLIKQDDEKAFKYLFDTYFVPLCRFMALYLKDRQEVEELALTIFMNLWENRAILILKISFKAYLFQAARNRCLNALRDKKKTVSIEESEEYAYDLSTETSVEMEELSRLIEEAVCSLSDRCRQVYRKSREESKTNQQIAEEMDISVKTVEAQITKALKHIKKFLGEQYAYLF comes from the coding sequence ATGCCTACAAACGACATCCTATTACTACAATTAATTAAACAAGATGACGAAAAAGCTTTCAAGTATCTTTTCGACACTTATTTTGTGCCACTTTGCCGTTTCATGGCTCTTTATCTTAAAGATAGACAGGAGGTAGAGGAATTAGCCCTAACTATTTTTATGAATTTATGGGAAAATAGGGCTATCCTAATACTTAAGATCTCATTTAAGGCTTATCTTTTTCAGGCAGCTCGCAATCGCTGCCTGAATGCTCTGCGTGATAAAAAAAAGACTGTTTCCATCGAAGAGTCAGAAGAATACGCATATGATTTATCTACTGAGACTTCTGTTGAAATGGAAGAATTGAGTCGGCTAATCGAAGAAGCTGTTTGTTCCCTTTCAGATAGATGTCGACAGGTTTATCGTAAAAGTAGAGAAGAAAGCAAAACTAATCAGCAGATTGCAGAAGAAATGGATATTTCGGTCAAAACAGTAGAAGCTCAGATTACTAAAGCATTGAAGCACATCAAGAAGTTTCTGGGAGAACAATATGCTTATCTATTCTAG
- a CDS encoding glycoside hydrolase family 2 TIM barrel-domain containing protein, with amino-acid sequence MKNILFLMGALCFSLMVHGQRKSITLEKGWCFMKGEQMNAFSPLFDDSKWEKVKVPHDWAITGPFDRNNDLQDVAIIQDMEKKASLKTGRTGGLPYMGIGWYRTTFQTLPHKRAELVFDGAMSEARIYVNGREVGEWPYGYSSFHFDITPYIHQDGNTNLLAVRLDNKLHSSRWYPGAGLYRNVHLIMTDSIHVPVWGTYITTPHVSSDFASVCLKTNIDNAESRDVRVVTDILEADGRVVSSKDNTRLINKIQPFEQHFIVDKPNLWSPESPYLYTAKSKIYVDGKLVDQYNTRFGIRSVEFVADRGFFLNGLHRKFQGVCNHHDLGPLGAAVNREALRHQLVLLKDMGCDAIRTSHNMPAPELVELCDEMGFMMIIEPFDEWDMAKCENGYHRFFETWAEKDMINMLHQYRNHASVIMWSIGNEVPTQCNVDGYRVAKYLQDICHREDPTRLVTCGMDQVSCVLDNGFAAMLDIPGLNYRTQRYSEAYQKLPQNIVLGSETASTVSSRGTYKFPVKVQGQVLYSDHQSSGYDTEYCSWSNIPDVDFSLVEDYPWTLGQFVWTGFDYLGEPSPYSVDSWPSHSSLFGIIDLASIPKDRYYLYRSIWNKKSHTLHLLPNWTWPGREGKITPVFVYTDYPEVELFVNGKSYGRQRKWTSEQAQTSTDSLSLLRRYRLMWMNVVYEPGELKAVAYDIHGCKVSEETIYTAGKPHHLELISNRSNLQADGKDLAYITVRLVDINNNLCTGDDQMISMKVKGVGAYKAGANGNATCLDLFNRPLMRTFKGQLTAIVQSLEKNGTIIFEASAKGLKTSKLFIQVY; translated from the coding sequence AATATTCTGTTTCTTATGGGAGCCTTATGCTTTTCATTGATGGTTCATGGTCAACGTAAAAGTATCACGTTAGAGAAAGGTTGGTGTTTCATGAAAGGAGAACAGATGAATGCTTTCAGTCCATTATTCGATGATAGCAAGTGGGAAAAAGTAAAGGTTCCGCATGACTGGGCCATAACTGGTCCATTTGATCGGAATAATGATTTACAAGATGTGGCCATTATTCAGGATATGGAGAAAAAAGCTTCGCTTAAAACAGGGCGTACAGGTGGACTTCCCTATATGGGAATAGGATGGTACCGGACTACTTTTCAAACATTACCCCACAAGAGAGCAGAATTGGTCTTTGATGGTGCAATGAGTGAAGCTAGGATCTATGTGAACGGAAGGGAAGTGGGCGAGTGGCCTTATGGGTACAGTTCATTTCATTTTGATATTACGCCCTATATCCATCAGGATGGAAATACTAATTTGCTCGCAGTAAGATTGGATAACAAACTCCATTCTTCTCGTTGGTATCCTGGAGCGGGTCTGTATCGAAATGTTCATTTGATCATGACTGATTCTATTCATGTACCTGTATGGGGAACCTATATTACTACCCCCCATGTATCATCTGATTTTGCTTCTGTTTGCTTAAAAACCAATATTGATAATGCAGAATCTAGGGATGTAAGAGTAGTTACGGATATTTTAGAGGCGGATGGACGGGTCGTTTCCTCGAAGGACAATACTCGCTTGATTAATAAAATACAGCCATTTGAACAACATTTTATAGTGGATAAGCCCAATCTGTGGTCTCCAGAATCTCCTTATTTGTATACAGCAAAATCTAAAATTTATGTGGATGGAAAGTTGGTAGATCAGTATAATACTCGTTTTGGCATACGAAGTGTAGAATTTGTAGCTGATCGTGGCTTTTTTCTGAATGGCTTGCACAGAAAGTTCCAGGGAGTATGTAACCACCATGATTTGGGACCGTTGGGTGCAGCTGTCAACAGAGAGGCATTAAGGCATCAGCTTGTTTTGCTGAAAGATATGGGTTGTGATGCAATCCGGACCTCTCATAATATGCCAGCTCCTGAGTTAGTCGAACTTTGTGATGAAATGGGTTTTATGATGATCATTGAACCTTTTGATGAATGGGATATGGCTAAGTGTGAGAATGGTTATCATCGATTTTTTGAAACTTGGGCAGAAAAGGATATGATCAATATGTTACACCAATATCGCAATCATGCCAGTGTGATTATGTGGAGTATTGGTAATGAAGTGCCGACCCAATGCAATGTAGATGGTTATCGAGTAGCCAAATATTTGCAGGATATATGTCATCGGGAAGATCCAACTCGTCTTGTAACTTGTGGAATGGATCAAGTAAGTTGTGTGTTGGATAATGGATTTGCAGCTATGTTGGATATACCCGGATTGAATTATCGAACCCAACGATATAGTGAAGCATATCAAAAACTTCCTCAGAATATAGTACTCGGATCTGAAACTGCATCAACAGTAAGTTCAAGAGGAACTTATAAATTTCCAGTCAAAGTTCAAGGGCAAGTATTGTATTCAGATCATCAATCTTCCGGGTATGATACTGAATATTGTTCTTGGAGTAATATTCCAGATGTAGATTTCTCTTTGGTTGAGGATTATCCGTGGACACTAGGCCAATTTGTTTGGACTGGTTTTGATTATCTGGGAGAACCATCTCCATATAGTGTAGACTCTTGGCCCAGTCATAGCTCCCTTTTTGGAATAATTGATTTAGCTTCTATACCAAAAGATAGGTATTATTTATATAGAAGTATTTGGAATAAGAAATCACATACTTTGCATTTACTTCCCAACTGGACATGGCCTGGTAGAGAAGGAAAGATCACGCCAGTTTTTGTTTATACGGATTATCCCGAAGTAGAGCTATTTGTAAATGGTAAAAGTTATGGCCGACAACGTAAATGGACTTCTGAACAGGCACAAACCAGTACAGATTCATTGTCATTATTACGTAGATATCGTTTGATGTGGATGAATGTTGTTTATGAACCAGGAGAACTGAAAGCCGTGGCTTATGATATACATGGGTGCAAAGTTTCTGAAGAAACAATTTATACTGCTGGAAAACCTCATCACCTTGAACTTATATCTAATCGTAGTAACTTACAGGCTGATGGAAAAGATTTAGCCTATATAACGGTTCGTCTAGTTGATATAAATAATAACCTGTGTACTGGTGATGACCAAATGATTTCGATGAAAGTAAAAGGTGTGGGGGCTTACAAAGCTGGAGCTAATGGGAATGCAACCTGTTTGGATCTCTTTAATCGGCCTTTAATGCGAACCTTTAAGGGACAGCTTACTGCAATTGTTCAAAGTCTGGAGAAAAATGGTACCATTATTTTTGAAGCTTCAGCAAAAGGACTTAAAACCAGTAAGCTATTTATTCAAGTCTATTAA